ATAATTCTAATTTCACTAATTCTAATGTTAACTTCAGTGCTGATGATAATTATAAGAAAAACGCTGCAGTTAATGGTGGTGGAATTTTTTCTAAAGATTCCAATCTTAATATATCAAATTGTCTCTTTAATGATAATCATTTAATCAGTAATTATACTCACGTAGTGTTTTCAGGATCTGCTATATGTACTGATGGTAATATCAATACAACAATAGTTGATTCGAACTTTACTAATAATAACTGTTCCTATGGGACAATCGACGATGCAAGTGAGAACCTAATTATTAATAATTGTTTGTTTAATAATAATTATGCTAATGAAGGATCAGATATCTATTTAGAAAGCGATGTTTACAATACTACAATATCAAATTCTAAATTTATTAATTCACATTCCGAATCCGATGGTGGTTCCATATATACTTATGGAAGTACTGAAGATGGAAGTATGATATTTAATAATTGCAGCTTTATCAATACAAGTAGTGGTGATGATGGTGGAGCAGTATTTATAAATTCTGAAACTATTATCCTAGACTTTAATAACTGCAGTTTTATTAACACTAGCGCTTCTGGAGGTGGTGCAATATGGTATGATGATGGTACTGCATCTAATGTTAATAACTGTACCTTTATTAACTGTACTGCATTAACATATGATGGTGGTGCAATACTTAATGATGGTATTAATGTTAATGTTACCGTCAGATCTTCAAAATTCATTAATTGTACTGCATCTAGGCAAGGTGGTGCTATTTCCCATACACCATACGGTTATCATTATTTCACTGTAATTAATTCTACATTCTATAATAACACTGCAGAGGAAGCTGGAGCAATATATATCTCTGATGAGGATCTTGGTAGAATATATAATTCCACATTTGTTAATAACTCTGCACGTTCAGAAGCTGGTGCAATCTCTTGTAATAAACAAGGAGAATATAACTATGGTATCGATATCATAGAAGGCAATATATTCATTAACAACACCGCTCCTAAAGCAGGTGCTATAAGTATATGTGGTGGTAATATTAGTAACTGTGTTATTATAGATAATCCTGATGATAATAATCACGATGTTGTTAGTAATAGTTATTGGGAAGATGGCGTCAATTTAACCTATAACTGGTGGGGTTCTAATAAAAATCCAATTGATAGATATGATAATAATAGTGAAAATGGTATTGTTAATCATAATTGGGTTTTAATGACCTTTGTAAGTAATGAAACCTTTATGTATGTTGGTAATACTTATAATTTAACTGCCGGTTTAACCCAATATACTGATGGTGAAAATATCAGTGGTTTTAACCAGTATTTACCAATCCGTAATGTAAGTTTCACTGCAAAAACCGGTGTATATGATCCTGAAACTGGTGCTTTGGTAGATAATAAATTAAATACACTATATTCTAAAAGTACTACAAATAACACATTATATGCTACTATTGATTATCAAACTTTAGAATTACCGATATTTGAAGCAAAAATCTTTATGAATAAAACCCCAAATCTTACCGCTGTTAAATTAGGTGATGAACTTTCATATGTTATTGTAGTTAAAAATATTGGTGATTATAATCTTACTAATGTCCACTTTAATGAGAATATGCCAGAAAATTTAAGATTTATTAAATTTAGTGGTGATAACTGGACTATGGATGATAAAAATGTATTTTATTATTCTAATAGTTTAGAGCCTAATCAAACTGCTAACATTACTTTATACTTTAAAGCAGTGAAAGAAGGTAATTTTACTAATTCAATAATTGTTAATACTCATGAAATTAACAATATTGCAATTAATAGTACAGAAGTTCAAGTCATATCAAATAACACCAATAAAACTGATAATACCAACAATACCAATAAAACAGATAATGATAAAACAGATAATAACGGCAATGTTGGCAATAATGATTATAATAAAAATAGCTTAAATAGCAATAACGCAGCTATTTTTGTTGAAAATAGTCCTGTTACTGGTATTCCTATAGTTGTTTTAATCATTGCCTTATTATCATGTGTATTTGTACCTGGAAGAAAAAGTTAGATAATTATTAATATTATATTAGCTTAATCTTGTATTTATGCCTGGAATAAAATTAGATAATTTACTAGTAGAATAAGTTTATTATTAAGATTAAACACAAATTCGGATATTATACTAAGAAAATTAAACACTTTTTCAATTAGGATTTTTTCAATCCTAATTGCCTTTTTTTATTTTTTATTAAGAGCTGACTATTTTTACTATTTTTTATGTTAATAAGAAAAACTTAAATGAAAATCTTATTAATAAAAAGCTTTAAATTATTCAAACATTAATTAACATTATATTTAATAATTTTTGATTAAAATCTTACATTTTAATTCAATTATCTTTAATTTAATATATTGTATTTAATTATTGTTTAAGTTTTTATACATGATGTTACTAATCTTTTCCTATTGAAATACATTTTTTTATTGTGGTGGAATAAATGATTATATACGTTTGGTATTACAATAATTCTTGGATTAATACGAACTTTCCCAATATTTTTTGAAGAAGCATTATTTAAATTTTTTAAAGATAGATTATAAAAAAATATATCAATATTTTTAAGAATAAATATTTATGGTACAATTTCCTTATTATTTTATTATAAAAAATAGTCATTATTATAATTTTGTATAAATATATTTGATTTATATCAAATAATATTTAGTTTTTTTTTTAAAAAGAATTAATCAAGAATTAACTTAAATAGTTAAATATATATGTTTTATAATATAAAATCACATATATGGATAAATTCTTTATTTATCCATTCTGGGGTATGTATAGATGGATTTTATAATCTTTAATTAAATGCTAAACCCTTTATAAATTGATTTAAAGGGAGGTGAAAAATATGAAGAAAAATCTGCAAATCTTAATATTATCCGTTTTTATATTATTTATTAGTATTAATTTAGTTTCTGCATCTGAGAATATTGGTGATATTAATAATAATTTAGATTCTTCAAATACTGCTCTATCTGAAAATTTAAATAGCCAAAATACAAATCTTAATGACATTGATAATAGTGCGGATTCTGAACCTAGTTATAATGATAGTATTGATGATAATTCATACAACAATTATGCTAAGAATCAGAACCTACTTAGAAATGGCAACATAAGTTCTGACGTCTTAAATTCTTATGATAATGGAGTTTATGTTGGTAAGAACATTACTGTTAACGGTACTGGTACTAAGGATGACCCTTTTAATAATCTTAAACTAGCACTTGATAAGGTTTCAAACAATAAAACCATCTATGTATATAGTGGTACTTATACTGGTGAAAAGAATACTGGTTTAAGTATTACTGGAGACACTAGTGTCATAAAATATGGTGGTGGAGACGTTGTTTTTAAAGGTTCAAACTCCATTATATTTAATGTTACAGGATCTAACTGTGTTTTTAAGGATCTAACTTTTATAAATGGTTATTCTAACATATTGTCTGATTATAATAATTTTACTAATTGTTCTTTCATTAACTGTTCATCAAGTAGTGATGGTGGTGCAATATCAATTCAAAATAGATTTGGTCCAAGAAATAACAATTTTAATGATTGTTCTTTCATTAACTGCTCATCTTCAAATAACGGAGGTGCTGTTTCTATAAAAACTATAGATACCATATCTACTTCATTTGGAAATAAGTTTAATAATTGTTCTTTTGTTAACTGTTCATCTTCAAATAATGGAGGTGCAATATATTTTGGGAATAAAACTGAATACAATGCACTAAATAATTGTACTTTTATAAACAATAAAGCAGCGAACAAAGGTGGTGCAATCTATTCAGATACCTACGAAGTTTCTGTAAATGGTCCCACATTTATGGACAATACAGCTATTAATGGAAATGACATATATTGTACATATACTTTAGTTTTAATGGAAAATCAAACTGTAAAGGCAGATGCAAATACGCCGATTAATTTAACTGCTAAATTGATTAAGGAAAATAACTTGACTGAAGATTTCCTCAGGGTTACATTCCTATTAAATAATACTGATGTTGGTAGTTCTATAGTAGATTCCAAAAAGTTCACTGCTAACTATGAATATAAAAATTATTTTGATGATGTTTTAATAGTTTCTGGAAAATTTTATAATTTTAATATTGCGAACATTAAAACTGGTGTTGTGATTTTTGAAAATTCCACTTATAGAAATAGAGGACCATACTATGTTTCAATAGATGGTGACGATTATAAGAATGACGGGTCTGAAAACTCTCCTTTCAGGACACTTGCACATGCAGTTAGTTTTACAAACATTCCTTTTAATAATAAAACCATAATTGTTAAAAAAGGAACATATAATGAGGAGAACCAAATACGTGTGGAAAGTGCAGTAAATATTATTGGTGAAGATAATCCAACAATAACTTCTAATCTTAGCACATACTTATTTATGGCATATGAAGACATGAGGATTAATGGCATAAGCTTTGTTAATCATTATTCTGAAGGTGATGCTGGAGTTATATTCTCTACAAAAAGTGTTTATCTCAATAATTCTAATTTTATAAACTGTACATCTGAAGGTTATGGTGGTGCAATCTATGCATATAAAGACATTTATGCCGAAAATACTAGTTTTATTAATAATACTGCATACGTTGGTGGTTCAATAAATGGTTTAAATATTAATGTAAATAACTGTACATTTATTAATTCATCTACCAAACTATCTGGTTATGATAATGAAGAAAGTCAAGGTGGTGCAATTGAAGGTGGAGACATTAAGGTAAATAATTGTACTTTTATTGATAATTCTGCTGAATATATTGGTGGTGCAATTAACTCAAAATTCACATATAGTATTGTTAATGTTACAAATTCCATATTTATAGGCAATCATGTTAAATATGGATCAGGTGGTGCAATTAGTTCTGAAACAGAAGATAACTATGTAAATAATTGTACTTTTATTAACAATTCCGGAGATTATGGTGGTGCCATTGGTCTTCCTAAGGGAACTATTACAAACTCTACATTCAAAAACAATAGTGCCAGAACTGGTGGTGCAATATCCTTAAATAAAGGTACAGTTGAAAATTGTAGTTTCATGAATAATTCTGCTAGAGAAGGTTATGTTGTCGAGATTTTAAGTGATGGTAAAATAATAAATTCCACCATCTCTCCAGATCAATATTCCCTATTTAATTATCCATTCATTAATGCAGAACATACAACAAAAACTGATGATGGTTATTATTGTTTATGTATAGAGGAACAGACAATTTATGCGGAAAAAGGTTCTGTATCTCCTTTAAGAGGAATATATAATTGTGTTGATGGTTCAAATGTAACAGAATACTTAAAGATATTGTGTTATATTTATGGTAACACTACAGATGACTATGATAATAATCTCCTTGAGTTAAACAGAATAATTTGGATATTTACGAAAGAGGATTATTTAAATAGTGACAATACCACCATTCAAGAAGTTTTAAAACTATATAACGAGGGGTTCCGTGTTAATGATACCCATACAATTAAAACATTAGATGGAAAAAATGTTAGTATGGTATTTAAAAAACTCTTAACGGC
Above is a window of Methanobrevibacter boviskoreani JH1 DNA encoding:
- a CDS encoding DUF11 domain-containing protein; this translates as MLKKKLILIVSIILLFSLCLVNVSATDSSLINSTDSHNGNLQSSNLDINNNSNIAGDYNTKLNSEDGSQIILDDNGNDGSFSDLQKLIDSNTNGTIDLDKDYKYTENDNLPDGITINGKTLIINGNGHTLDGSNLARIFNISDSSLELNDLKLINGMNNESGTAIFANNSKLNIDGCSFNNNTVNINLVNYTKFLSVNGGTIHLLDSTANINNSNFTNSNVNFSADDNYKKNAAVNGGGIFSKDSNLNISNCLFNDNHLISNYTHVVFSGSAICTDGNINTTIVDSNFTNNNCSYGTIDDASENLIINNCLFNNNYANEGSDIYLESDVYNTTISNSKFINSHSESDGGSIYTYGSTEDGSMIFNNCSFINTSSGDDGGAVFINSETIILDFNNCSFINTSASGGGAIWYDDGTASNVNNCTFINCTALTYDGGAILNDGINVNVTVRSSKFINCTASRQGGAISHTPYGYHYFTVINSTFYNNTAEEAGAIYISDEDLGRIYNSTFVNNSARSEAGAISCNKQGEYNYGIDIIEGNIFINNTAPKAGAISICGGNISNCVIIDNPDDNNHDVVSNSYWEDGVNLTYNWWGSNKNPIDRYDNNSENGIVNHNWVLMTFVSNETFMYVGNTYNLTAGLTQYTDGENISGFNQYLPIRNVSFTAKTGVYDPETGALVDNKLNTLYSKSTTNNTLYATIDYQTLELPIFEAKIFMNKTPNLTAVKLGDELSYVIVVKNIGDYNLTNVHFNENMPENLRFIKFSGDNWTMDDKNVFYYSNSLEPNQTANITLYFKAVKEGNFTNSIIVNTHEINNIAINSTEVQVISNNTNKTDNTNNTNKTDNDKTDNNGNVGNNDYNKNSLNSNNAAIFVENSPVTGIPIVVLIIALLSCVFVPGRKS
- a CDS encoding DUF11 domain-containing protein, with the protein product MKKNLQILILSVFILFISINLVSASENIGDINNNLDSSNTALSENLNSQNTNLNDIDNSADSEPSYNDSIDDNSYNNYAKNQNLLRNGNISSDVLNSYDNGVYVGKNITVNGTGTKDDPFNNLKLALDKVSNNKTIYVYSGTYTGEKNTGLSITGDTSVIKYGGGDVVFKGSNSIIFNVTGSNCVFKDLTFINGYSNILSDYNNFTNCSFINCSSSSDGGAISIQNRFGPRNNNFNDCSFINCSSSNNGGAVSIKTIDTISTSFGNKFNNCSFVNCSSSNNGGAIYFGNKTEYNALNNCTFINNKAANKGGAIYSDTYEVSVNGPTFMDNTAINGNDIYCTYTLVLMENQTVKADANTPINLTAKLIKENNLTEDFLRVTFLLNNTDVGSSIVDSKKFTANYEYKNYFDDVLIVSGKFYNFNIANIKTGVVIFENSTYRNRGPYYVSIDGDDYKNDGSENSPFRTLAHAVSFTNIPFNNKTIIVKKGTYNEENQIRVESAVNIIGEDNPTITSNLSTYLFMAYEDMRINGISFVNHYSEGDAGVIFSTKSVYLNNSNFINCTSEGYGGAIYAYKDIYAENTSFINNTAYVGGSINGLNINVNNCTFINSSTKLSGYDNEESQGGAIEGGDIKVNNCTFIDNSAEYIGGAINSKFTYSIVNVTNSIFIGNHVKYGSGGAISSETEDNYVNNCTFINNSGDYGGAIGLPKGTITNSTFKNNSARTGGAISLNKGTVENCSFMNNSAREGYVVEILSDGKIINSTISPDQYSLFNYPFINAEHTTKTDDGYYCLCIEEQTIYAEKGSVSPLRGIYNCVDGSNVTEYLKILCYIYGNTTDDYDNNLLELNRIIWIFTKEDYLNSDNTTIQEVLKLYNEGFRVNDTHTIKTLDGKNVSMVFKKLLTAGNQENLIMFKFEPLKENLTVKKETLDTNIPVGTLVRFNVTVLNNGDFTLENVFVNDSDFDSGLTYYGYENTSSRWIYEDGKFVLDSPLSPDETANLIIIFNTTKTGILTNNLTTGYDNLTLANASNNTVVIDKPVNYNMTVIKIANNKTVYVGNITSFTIVVKNVGDGNLTGVNVIESDYTGLIYIGFTGDNWINKGNMFYYNGVLAPGESSNFTVYFNTTKTGNFTNTVVAGSNEVNNLSALNTTEVIKNTNNNANNTNNTNNTNNTTKKHNNTNVTYIKKGNDEFDIGISNYKTGNPLYILYLALGLIALIPLKRKK